ATTCAAATTATCCAAAGCAGATCTTCGTCAGTTGAgtgattttatattatgatcAACGACTTGATGATTGCTGCTAAAGTTGCCAACTATTAATTTGAGATCAATACAATACAGTTCCAAGATAGATCCTGGACAAAAAGACAAAGTCATATGTGAATAATCTAACTtgttatatatacacaaaaaaaaacacaacatcTCCACGAGGCATGTTTAAAACAGAAGGAGGCCCAAAACAGTATGAGCTTAAATATTTGGGCTAGTGAAAAGAAATAGTAGGACTCGATAGAAGGAGAGatatgttttgattgtttaCGGCAGAGCAGCTGATTCGTGGTTGATCACAGAACAGTCTCGTAGGCACAAAGCACTTGGAACAGCAGACAAGAGGCAAAGATGGAATTCGAGAAGATCAAGGTGGCCAATCCGATTGTTGAAATGGATGGTAAGTGTTGGAACATTCAATTGACTGATTGCTATTATGAAAAAGGCTTCTTCTAGATGTGATGGTTTCTGTTCCGAGATTGATTGCGTCTCACGCAGGAGACGAGATGACtcaagttatttatttataataatcaCCCTTGTTTTGGTTATCATTCCATTCCGCAGCTTATTTTCCCCTACCTGGAGTTGGATATCAAATACTTTGATCTCGGACTGCCTAACCGCGATTCTACTGATGATAAGGTTACTAAAGAGAGTGCTGAAGCTACTCTAAAGTATGTTTTTCTCTCAACTTTTTTATTCATCCTTTTAAATTCACCTCCCAAATCTCAAGGAATACTCTCTTGTTAGTTTTGATGTTGTTCCTGTTTCCAATCCCCCCCTTCAAACTTAGTCATGGCTGTGATTTAAAACTCTCTTGTCTTATTCCGTATCCTTATGGTTTTAAGTTTGGAAGCTTTCCCACTTTTATAGCaccatttgttttggtttgttctCTTATCATTGTGTTTTGTCTTTTCATTTGAAGGTATAACGTGGCAATCAAGTGTGCGACGATTACTCCTGGTATGTCTTGGCATCATTGCACTTGTTCAGAATGTACTTATTTTTGACGTACTAACCACCAGTTTGCTTCACTGTTCAACAACAGATGAAACTCGTGTTAGGGGGTTTGGTTTGAAAAAAATGTGGAGGAGTCCTAACGGAACTATAAGGAACATTTTAAACGGTCAGTTTATTCTCCTAAAAAACCTGGAGCAGTTCTCCAAGCTGGAATCtcattgttattattttttttattttaattgcaGGCACGGTCTTCAGGGAACTTATAATTTGCAGAAATATCCC
The window above is part of the Brassica oleracea var. oleracea cultivar TO1000 unplaced genomic scaffold, BOL UnpScaffold02174, whole genome shotgun sequence genome. Proteins encoded here:
- the LOC106321617 gene encoding peroxisomal isocitrate dehydrogenase [NADP]-like, translated to MEFEKIKVANPIVEMDGDEMTQVIYLFPQLIFPYLELDIKYFDLGLPNRDSTDDKVTKESAEATLKYNVAIKCATITPDETRVRGFGLKKMWRSPNGTIRNILNGTVFRELIICRNIPCIVPGWTKPICIGRHAF